Proteins from a single region of Corynebacterium casei LMG S-19264:
- a CDS encoding PH domain-containing protein, with protein sequence MNSRDVVPDGMNPVSRNLIKARYIVNLSWLGVLAIAAGIAGYFLHWSFYIGAGVLVALILWVLWLIPSQIRLMGWQETEDELLITKGRLWHRFTVVPYGRIQFVDVSSGPIARMYGLKTVKLHTASAGTDATVKGLEADTADALRGRLADKARERMSGL encoded by the coding sequence ATGAACTCACGCGATGTCGTACCCGATGGCATGAATCCGGTATCCAGGAATCTGATTAAAGCTCGTTATATCGTCAATTTATCCTGGCTGGGGGTTCTCGCCATTGCTGCCGGTATCGCGGGGTATTTTCTGCACTGGTCTTTTTATATCGGGGCTGGGGTACTTGTGGCGCTGATTTTGTGGGTGTTGTGGCTTATTCCTTCTCAAATCAGGCTCATGGGCTGGCAAGAAACCGAGGACGAGCTACTCATAACCAAGGGGCGTTTGTGGCACCGATTTACCGTCGTGCCTTATGGCCGTATTCAATTCGTGGATGTCTCCTCGGGTCCGATTGCGCGCATGTACGGATTGAAAACCGTCAAGCTACACACCGCATCTGCGGGAACCGACGCTACCGTCAAAGGCTTGGAAGCAGATACCGCTGATGCTTTGCGTGGGCGCTTGGCTGATAAGGCACGCGAAAGGATGAGTGGGCTATGA
- a CDS encoding PH domain-containing protein, which yields MSDEAPAIDAGYRRVHRLTPLLRFWSVILAVITVFLLQVNLELLGDIYAFFKDGHLGEAIRGTVIAVGGFILLCLILWFVSGIWWRRLGFKLGEEEISLRRGVLSKSLRSARYDRTQAVDVVESLIARIFGLAAVRVETAGGTSSVIEIAYLKKTEAEDLRLEVLAHVHGVADGRSENQPGLEGPAQSPDAVVDNELGRVNPDIVPEIPIRRSLAAAALRATTIFTVVFIGITIVTPVPLSTVVPILVGIVPAVWGILDSSWRFNAQVNEEENTLNIAYGLADRRRQSIRIERIHGVRVTQPLLWRFFGWYEVNVSVAGYGQTSGGAQSGSTRILPVGNRELALQLFERVSDLTAEQIATYAQPEGYAEPDFTSPKRALWSSPLDHQRQAVTLLEDDSIAIAHAGRINRRVSAVSTSHIQELTFKAGPIRQMLRLGTVKFEMVAGPASLAGEDLEFSGCVELLDRLRARKLPSLASTSQPTITEAEDLQQN from the coding sequence ATGAGTGACGAAGCTCCGGCTATCGATGCAGGCTACCGCCGGGTTCACCGGCTGACGCCTTTGCTGCGCTTTTGGTCAGTAATTTTAGCTGTCATCACCGTCTTTCTTTTGCAGGTGAACCTGGAATTATTGGGCGATATCTACGCCTTCTTTAAGGATGGGCACTTGGGCGAAGCAATACGGGGAACCGTGATTGCAGTAGGCGGGTTTATTCTGCTGTGTTTGATTTTGTGGTTTGTCTCTGGCATCTGGTGGCGACGGCTAGGTTTTAAACTTGGAGAAGAAGAAATATCTCTGCGTCGAGGAGTGCTCTCGAAGTCATTGCGCTCTGCCCGTTATGACCGCACGCAGGCTGTGGATGTCGTAGAAAGCTTGATCGCACGCATCTTTGGTTTAGCGGCGGTGCGCGTGGAAACCGCTGGTGGCACTTCTTCGGTTATTGAAATCGCTTACCTGAAGAAGACAGAGGCAGAAGATTTACGTTTGGAAGTACTCGCCCATGTCCATGGTGTGGCTGATGGCCGAAGTGAGAATCAGCCTGGACTAGAGGGGCCTGCGCAGTCACCCGACGCGGTAGTTGATAATGAACTCGGTCGTGTAAATCCAGACATCGTGCCTGAGATCCCTATTCGCCGTTCCTTGGCAGCTGCAGCATTGCGCGCGACCACAATTTTCACGGTGGTCTTCATCGGCATCACTATTGTTACTCCGGTGCCGTTGAGTACCGTTGTCCCGATTCTGGTGGGTATTGTTCCGGCGGTGTGGGGGATCTTGGATTCTTCCTGGCGCTTCAATGCCCAAGTCAATGAGGAAGAAAACACACTCAATATTGCCTACGGTTTAGCAGATCGCCGCCGGCAGTCGATCCGAATTGAACGTATTCACGGCGTGCGGGTGACGCAGCCGCTGCTGTGGCGCTTCTTCGGCTGGTATGAAGTCAATGTCTCCGTAGCGGGGTATGGGCAAACCAGCGGCGGCGCGCAATCTGGTTCCACGCGAATTCTTCCCGTTGGCAACAGAGAGCTTGCGCTACAACTATTTGAGCGCGTGAGTGATTTAACCGCAGAACAAATTGCAACCTATGCGCAACCCGAGGGCTATGCGGAGCCAGATTTTACATCGCCGAAGCGTGCGTTGTGGTCTTCACCGTTGGACCACCAAAGGCAAGCCGTCACGCTACTGGAGGATGATTCCATTGCTATTGCTCACGCTGGGCGGATTAATCGCCGCGTCAGCGCGGTGAGTACTTCTCACATTCAGGAGCTGACTTTTAAAGCTGGCCCCATCCGTCAGATGTTGCGCTTGGGAACCGTAAAATTCGAAATGGTTGCGGGTCCAGCTAGCCTCGCGGGCGAAGACCTCGAGTTTTCTGGTTGCGTGGAACTACTGGATCGCCTGCGCGCGCGTAAGCTCCCGTCTTTAGCGTCAACGAGTCAGCCCACGATTACCGAAGCTGAAGACCTGCAACAGAATTAA
- a CDS encoding tRNA (cytidine(34)-2'-O)-methyltransferase yields MPLHIVFDNPVIPTNTGNAIRTAAVTGAKLHLVEPLGFNFDDKHLKRAGLDYHDLADLKIHADFDACMEALPGARVFAFTTSATKWFSDVEYTDGDILLFGTEPSGLPAEHLAHPRITEEVRIPMVPARRSMNLSNAASTAVYEAWRQLGFPGGV; encoded by the coding sequence ATGCCGTTACACATCGTGTTCGATAATCCTGTCATTCCCACCAATACTGGCAACGCCATCCGCACCGCAGCGGTGACTGGCGCCAAGCTGCACTTGGTGGAACCACTGGGCTTTAACTTTGACGATAAGCACCTCAAACGCGCAGGCCTTGACTACCATGACCTGGCAGATCTGAAAATCCACGCCGACTTTGACGCGTGCATGGAAGCGTTGCCCGGCGCGCGGGTATTCGCGTTTACAACCTCTGCAACTAAATGGTTCAGTGATGTCGAATACACCGACGGGGACATACTACTTTTCGGCACCGAGCCAAGTGGTTTGCCCGCCGAACACCTGGCGCATCCCCGTATCACCGAAGAGGTTCGCATCCCGATGGTCCCCGCGCGCCGCTCGATGAACCTCTCCAACGCGGCCTCGACCGCTGTCTATGAAGCCTGGCGTCAACTTGGTTTTCCCGGCGGCGTGTAA
- a CDS encoding bifunctional methylenetetrahydrofolate dehydrogenase/methenyltetrahydrofolate cyclohydrolase gives MTATTLDGKLYRAELFEDLKKRVAALDKQPGLATVLVGEDPGSHSYVKMKHRDCEELGIASIREDLPEDTTQEELEAVIAELNADDNVTGYIVQLPLPKHLNENRILELIDPEKDADGLHPVNLGKLVLNEDAPLPCTPNGCISLLRRYNVEIDGAKVVVIGRGVTVGRPIGLMLTRRSENATVTLCHTGTKDLKAETLEADIIIAAAGKPHMLTADMVKEGAAILDVGVSRVDGKLAGDVHPDVWEKAGFISPNPGGVGPLTRTFLVSNIVERAEQLAAK, from the coding sequence ATGACTGCAACCACTTTGGATGGAAAACTGTACCGCGCCGAGCTATTTGAAGACCTCAAAAAGCGAGTTGCCGCACTGGATAAGCAGCCAGGGCTGGCCACCGTTTTGGTAGGTGAAGATCCAGGTTCACACTCTTATGTGAAGATGAAGCACCGCGATTGCGAAGAACTTGGAATCGCGTCGATTCGTGAAGACCTGCCAGAAGACACCACCCAGGAAGAACTTGAAGCAGTCATTGCGGAGCTCAACGCCGATGACAATGTCACCGGCTACATCGTCCAGCTGCCGCTGCCGAAGCATCTCAACGAAAACCGCATCCTGGAATTGATTGACCCGGAAAAAGATGCTGACGGTCTGCACCCGGTAAACCTCGGCAAGCTGGTCCTCAACGAGGATGCACCACTGCCATGTACTCCAAATGGCTGTATTTCTTTGCTGCGCCGCTACAACGTTGAAATTGACGGCGCCAAGGTGGTTGTCATCGGCCGCGGCGTGACCGTGGGCCGCCCAATTGGTTTGATGCTCACCCGCCGCAGCGAAAATGCCACGGTGACCCTGTGCCACACCGGTACTAAGGATCTGAAGGCAGAAACCTTGGAAGCTGACATCATCATCGCTGCAGCAGGCAAGCCACACATGCTCACCGCCGATATGGTCAAAGAAGGCGCAGCTATCTTGGACGTGGGAGTCTCGCGTGTCGATGGCAAACTTGCCGGCGACGTACACCCTGACGTGTGGGAAAAGGCCGGATTTATCTCTCCGAACCCAGGTGGGGTGGGCCCATTGACCCGTACCTTCCTGGTTTCTAATATCGTCGAGCGCGCAGAGCAGCTCGCAGCCAAGTAG
- a CDS encoding DUF3017 domain-containing protein, with protein MLSVSNPHDIHLKPSPLPSWLQWVFIALFGLGVVASGVMSLMEHWRRATFLLGAAMIWLAVVRRTCDSDRVGVFAVRSRRFDMAFSTALGAALVWLSASVDALGS; from the coding sequence ATGCTGTCAGTGTCGAACCCGCACGATATCCACTTGAAGCCTTCGCCTTTACCAAGCTGGCTGCAGTGGGTATTTATCGCGCTGTTTGGCCTCGGCGTTGTGGCTTCCGGCGTGATGAGCCTGATGGAGCATTGGCGCCGCGCTACTTTCCTGTTAGGCGCCGCCATGATTTGGCTCGCAGTCGTGCGCAGAACCTGTGATTCTGACCGGGTAGGCGTATTCGCCGTGCGCTCGCGCCGATTCGACATGGCATTTTCTACTGCCCTCGGCGCAGCGCTTGTGTGGCTCTCAGCTTCGGTGGATGCCCTCGGAAGCTAA
- the metX gene encoding homoserine O-acetyltransferase MetX, which yields MVSTHVLLADKGVLTTIPIGSFTTEARAEIASVDIAYQRWGEFRGSNVLLIEHALTGDSDVATWWCDLVGPGKALDTDSWCVIATNALGGCNGSTGPSSDLDGKPYGSRFPAVSIRDQVEAEKRFLDVLGITEVHAVIGGSMGGARTLEWTLLYPEMLQAACVIAVSARASAWQIGIQSAQISAIERDPLWQGGDYYDGEYPAEGLAAARRIAHLTYRGEMEIDERFGTSAQAGENPLGPYRKLDQRFAVNSYLDYQGAKLTQRFDAGSYVTLTESLNRHDIGRGRGGLNKALASSEVPTMVVGVDTDILYPYHQQEHISRNLGNLLAIAKLSSPVGHDAFLVEGRQMDRILRNFIQQSLPNATESVDGVEYRLGDEYII from the coding sequence ATGGTTTCGACGCACGTTTTGCTTGCCGATAAAGGCGTTTTGACGACCATCCCCATCGGCTCTTTCACCACTGAAGCCAGGGCTGAAATTGCCAGCGTTGATATCGCATATCAGCGCTGGGGTGAATTCCGCGGCTCCAATGTGCTGCTCATTGAGCATGCGCTCACGGGCGACTCTGATGTTGCCACGTGGTGGTGTGACCTGGTGGGGCCGGGCAAAGCGCTGGACACGGATTCTTGGTGCGTTATTGCCACCAATGCCTTAGGCGGTTGCAACGGCTCAACCGGTCCGAGCTCGGACTTGGATGGCAAGCCCTATGGTTCGCGCTTTCCGGCTGTTTCCATTCGCGACCAGGTGGAAGCAGAAAAGCGCTTCCTGGATGTTTTGGGAATCACCGAGGTTCATGCGGTTATCGGCGGCTCCATGGGTGGAGCGCGGACTTTAGAGTGGACGTTGTTATATCCAGAGATGCTCCAGGCAGCGTGCGTTATTGCTGTGTCGGCGCGGGCTTCGGCCTGGCAGATTGGTATTCAGTCGGCGCAGATTTCTGCTATTGAGCGCGACCCGCTGTGGCAAGGTGGTGACTACTACGACGGCGAATACCCTGCTGAGGGTTTGGCTGCGGCACGCCGCATTGCGCACTTGACCTACCGCGGGGAAATGGAAATCGATGAGCGCTTCGGTACCTCGGCGCAGGCAGGGGAAAATCCGCTCGGCCCTTATCGCAAACTGGATCAGCGCTTTGCCGTCAATTCCTACCTGGATTATCAGGGAGCGAAGCTAACGCAGCGTTTCGATGCAGGCTCCTACGTCACCTTGACTGAATCCCTCAACCGGCACGATATTGGCCGCGGGCGAGGCGGTCTCAATAAGGCCTTGGCCTCTTCGGAGGTTCCGACCATGGTGGTGGGCGTGGATACAGATATCTTATACCCGTATCACCAGCAAGAACACATCTCCCGCAACCTAGGCAACCTGTTGGCGATCGCCAAGCTGTCCTCCCCTGTCGGTCACGATGCCTTCTTGGTCGAAGGCCGCCAGATGGACCGGATTCTGCGCAACTTTATCCAGCAGTCCTTGCCTAATGCGACAGAAAGTGTCGATGGTGTGGAATACCGGCTAGGCGACGAATACATCATCTAG
- a CDS encoding O-acetylhomoserine/O-acetylserine sulfhydrylase, which yields MTKYDNSNFENWSLATRALHVGQDLDGSANSRNVPVHQTTSYVFDSAEHAANRFNLSDAGPIYTRLTNPTVDALEQRIASLEGGVAAVAFASGQAAQTSAIFTLASAGDHIVSSPRLYGGTNTLFTITLARLGIEVTLVENPDDPQSWADAVKPNTRAFYGETFGNPVADVLDIPAIAEVAHANQVPLIVDNTIATAAVSRPIELGADIVVASTTKFYSGNGSSIGGVIVDSGKFDWTVERNGEPVFPYFVNPDPAYHGLKYADLGAPAFALKARAGILRDTGAALSPFNAWITLSGLETLQLRIDKHGENAQKVAEYLEAHDKVTKVNYAGLESSPYKDVKERLGYTSAGSVLSFEIDGGKDEAWTFIDALKLHSNLANIGDTRSLVVHPATTTHSQSDEEGLRVAGITQSTVRLSVGIENIDDIIADLELGFSAI from the coding sequence ATGACTAAATATGACAACAGCAACTTTGAGAACTGGTCTTTGGCCACCCGCGCACTGCACGTGGGCCAGGACCTAGACGGATCCGCAAACTCTCGTAACGTTCCAGTTCATCAGACCACGTCTTATGTTTTTGATTCTGCAGAGCATGCAGCCAACCGCTTTAACCTTTCCGATGCGGGCCCGATTTATACCCGCCTGACCAACCCAACCGTGGACGCTTTAGAGCAGCGTATCGCGAGCTTGGAAGGCGGCGTTGCCGCGGTAGCGTTTGCCTCGGGCCAGGCCGCACAAACCTCCGCTATCTTCACCCTTGCTTCAGCCGGTGACCACATCGTGTCTTCCCCTCGTCTTTACGGCGGAACCAACACCTTGTTCACCATCACCTTGGCTCGTTTGGGCATTGAGGTCACCTTGGTAGAAAACCCAGATGACCCACAGTCTTGGGCAGATGCAGTCAAACCAAATACCCGCGCGTTCTATGGTGAGACCTTCGGCAACCCAGTAGCGGATGTCCTGGATATCCCAGCCATCGCTGAGGTTGCGCACGCTAACCAGGTTCCACTAATTGTGGACAACACCATCGCAACCGCTGCAGTGTCCCGCCCAATCGAGCTCGGCGCAGACATCGTCGTAGCCTCAACCACCAAGTTCTACTCCGGCAATGGCTCTTCCATCGGCGGCGTGATTGTTGACAGCGGCAAATTCGACTGGACCGTCGAGCGCAACGGTGAGCCAGTGTTCCCATACTTCGTTAACCCAGACCCTGCGTACCACGGCCTGAAGTACGCGGATCTTGGCGCACCAGCGTTCGCGCTCAAGGCACGTGCAGGCATCCTGCGCGATACCGGCGCTGCTCTTTCTCCATTCAATGCCTGGATCACGCTGTCCGGTTTGGAGACGCTGCAACTGCGTATCGACAAGCACGGCGAAAACGCGCAAAAGGTAGCTGAGTACCTCGAAGCACACGACAAGGTCACCAAAGTCAACTACGCCGGCCTGGAGTCCAGCCCATACAAGGACGTCAAAGAACGCCTCGGTTACACCTCCGCCGGTTCCGTTCTCTCCTTCGAGATTGACGGCGGCAAGGATGAAGCGTGGACATTCATTGACGCGCTGAAACTGCACTCTAACCTGGCCAACATCGGTGACACCCGCTCCCTGGTGGTGCACCCAGCAACCACCACGCACTCCCAGTCCGATGAAGAAGGACTGCGTGTTGCTGGCATTACCCAATCCACTGTCCGTCTGTCAGTCGGTATTGAAAACATTGATGACATCATCGCTGACCTTGAGTTGGGATTCTCCGCAATCTAA
- a CDS encoding saccharopine dehydrogenase family protein, whose product MTQPSSQESPADNIRDFDIVVFGATSFVGKLTAQYLAENHPELSIAVAGRNESKLQELVSATDIALPILVADASNIDEMRELASRSTVLISTVGPYTYYGDKVVEACVENGTHYVDLCGEALFIRRNIDTWHERAQQTGAKIVHSCGFDSVPSDMGMFHLHDTAQTAFSEVTMAVEHLAGGLSGGTIDSMRAVSADAKKMEKGGAILHSPYTLSPDHKNEPDLGEQKDMDVSFDPLARQWTGPFFMAMFNTRIVRRSNTLSEYAYGDKLRYREAITAGTGLSGRIKANALFAVTAVGFAAVMNKRMARFLPKPGDGPKKLDEGGFSITHYGLTESGALHTATVTAQGDPGYRVTSMMLSEAAVFLATKPAGLPDVSGGILTPATALGAPYRDALHAHGMKFS is encoded by the coding sequence ATGACGCAGCCCAGCAGCCAAGAATCGCCTGCCGATAACATACGCGACTTCGATATTGTTGTCTTCGGCGCCACCAGCTTCGTTGGGAAGCTAACCGCGCAATATCTGGCCGAGAATCACCCGGAGCTATCCATCGCGGTTGCTGGCCGCAATGAGTCGAAGCTGCAAGAGCTCGTTTCCGCAACTGATATTGCCTTGCCGATTCTGGTTGCGGATGCTTCAAACATCGATGAGATGCGCGAGTTGGCTTCGCGCTCTACGGTGCTCATCTCCACCGTTGGGCCATATACGTACTACGGCGACAAGGTTGTTGAAGCCTGCGTAGAAAATGGAACCCACTATGTTGATCTGTGCGGCGAGGCGCTGTTTATCCGCCGCAACATCGACACCTGGCATGAGAGAGCACAGCAAACCGGCGCCAAGATTGTCCATTCCTGCGGATTCGACTCCGTCCCCTCAGACATGGGCATGTTCCATCTACACGACACTGCTCAAACTGCATTTTCTGAAGTAACCATGGCTGTGGAACACCTCGCTGGCGGATTATCCGGCGGCACCATCGACTCCATGCGTGCGGTGAGCGCGGATGCCAAGAAGATGGAAAAGGGCGGTGCCATCTTGCATAGTCCTTATACCCTTTCGCCCGACCACAAGAATGAGCCGGACCTGGGCGAGCAAAAGGACATGGACGTATCCTTCGACCCGCTGGCGCGCCAATGGACAGGGCCATTTTTCATGGCGATGTTCAATACGCGCATCGTTCGCCGCTCAAATACCTTGTCCGAGTATGCCTACGGCGACAAGCTGCGCTACCGCGAGGCCATCACCGCCGGAACCGGACTGAGCGGAAGAATTAAAGCCAATGCACTCTTTGCTGTAACCGCCGTTGGTTTTGCCGCGGTGATGAACAAGCGCATGGCGCGCTTTCTGCCAAAGCCTGGCGATGGCCCCAAGAAGCTCGATGAGGGCGGATTCAGCATTACCCACTACGGATTGACTGAATCCGGTGCCCTGCACACCGCAACCGTTACTGCACAGGGCGATCCGGGATACCGCGTAACCTCCATGATGTTGAGCGAGGCCGCAGTATTTCTGGCCACCAAGCCCGCGGGACTACCAGATGTTTCCGGCGGCATTTTGACTCCCGCTACTGCATTGGGTGCGCCATACCGCGATGCACTGCATGCTCATGGAATGAAGTTCTCCTAG
- a CDS encoding MBL fold metallo-hydrolase, giving the protein MKLTLHGHSCASVSTDQGVFVIDPGPASNLSILASADAVLLTHSHPDHVDAETVKASGLPVWGPADAVGLIGEGTVLRPGENFELLGTTIHAVGGLHHEVHPRMPRPVNLGYYFNGVLHPGDQYIKGLHNVEVLLLPISAPWVKNSEAAAYARTVSATRTIPIHDGVLSKFGRTLYDNVMVKMKVPGYARLEEGTPLDLSQPLELDA; this is encoded by the coding sequence ATGAAACTCACACTCCATGGACACTCTTGCGCTTCCGTCTCAACCGACCAGGGAGTCTTCGTCATTGACCCTGGCCCGGCATCAAATCTTTCTATCTTGGCATCGGCAGATGCAGTGCTTCTCACCCACTCACATCCGGATCACGTTGATGCTGAAACCGTGAAGGCATCAGGCTTGCCAGTCTGGGGCCCAGCGGATGCGGTTGGTCTGATTGGCGAGGGCACAGTTCTTCGCCCAGGCGAAAACTTTGAGCTTTTGGGCACCACCATCCATGCCGTGGGCGGCCTGCACCACGAAGTTCACCCACGCATGCCGCGTCCAGTGAATCTTGGCTATTACTTCAACGGCGTGCTCCACCCCGGCGATCAATACATCAAGGGCTTGCACAACGTCGAAGTACTGCTACTTCCAATCTCTGCCCCATGGGTGAAGAACTCTGAAGCCGCGGCCTATGCCCGCACTGTTTCTGCCACCCGCACCATCCCGATCCACGATGGCGTTCTCAGCAAGTTCGGCCGGACACTCTATGACAACGTCATGGTCAAGATGAAGGTTCCGGGCTACGCCCGCTTGGAAGAAGGAACCCCACTGGATCTTTCCCAGCCCCTAGAATTGGACGCATGA